The Apostichopus japonicus isolate 1M-3 chromosome 3, ASM3797524v1, whole genome shotgun sequence region ggtatccaggtcaggagaagtcatcttgtaatatcagatcgggctaagtaagttaacggtctcaactATTAATGCAATTACTGTGCGTGCATATATGCAGCTACTAAGAAATTTTGGGCCTGCGACATGTAACGACGTAGACGGCACATTCGGCTTACTTCACTGAGTAAATAGCagtatacattttacagtagaatgcaaatacGCATGTCACACCTATAACGTAGAGCGGGAGATTTCCACATTTCCCGCgtactgaataaaatatattgactctgaccagggagtttttccataacaactccctgctctgaccccggatttgacctccatgctccGGATGGCGGGGAACTATCACCGCCGCGTATcggttaaaatacatttaccttcgacctacatggttgatctttctccaacgtttagaaattccgaccttccaaacaactaccCTAATGGTAGTAACGATTGATAAGCAGCAGCGTCAGACAGACATGACTAACTAGTTCGGAAGATAAGTTTAACATTCATAATGCAGCCTTCTGACAGTCGACGATCGAAATAGAGCGGACAGCGTCCCTCTGGAGTGTAGTctccatgataataataacattttgccgCCTCTTCCCACAACAGTCGACACTCGAAGTATTAGTTATACTTTAACCAAGTTTTGAGGGTGATGCTGACCGATATATAACATTGTCAACCTGGTCTTCGCTAGTAAATTACCTCCTTTTAAGTAATAAGGGAACGTAGATAGGGCCAGAAATGTTTGTCACTCAACAGAACCACGTTAAAGCTCTTTGAAGAGAACCCGGACACTTTCCACGGTGGCGTAGAAAGCAAGGGAAAGTGTCCCTGAGACACTATTCACGCAAATGAGACACTATTTCCTAGTAATAAGTGTCCTACGGACGCCCGGACCCTCATTACTGCCACACAGGCACCGGTCTTTTCAATTGTTGCATCAAGGTCAACAAAGTCATGAGAAGGTCTGCAATGCTCTGCTGATTTTTGACAATTACAACGACCAAAGCAAACGATATCGTGAAGATCAAGCCTGCAGAAAGTATAGGTcctacacacatacagtatatatatatacacatgtatgctatTGTACTCCTGTATAACTGATACTAAACAACCCCTCCCTGTGGATACAATTGCTTCACACAATATGGAAGATTGAAGAGTTATAAACAGCATTGAGTCAGTTGTAACAACTACTGGATTTAAAATATCAAACAGgaaatttacttcaaaatgcAGCTAGTTGTGTCATCAGTGTGTAGCAAGTACTCTTGTGCCAGATCGTCCAGTCACATTTTTGTGAGAGAGATATTAAGTTGTATTTCTTTGAGAAGAGGGTTGAAATCTCTGTGTTTCCATGGAAACAAGCATCTCCCAGGACTTGTTAGCAGTGATGTGCTGAAGAAAGGATCAATTCAACCAACTACTATTCAGAGATGCTGTATGTCGAGTTCTGATGAGGGATGCTCAGAGTCTAACTTGGTAGGAGAACCTTCACTTTAAGATACTTTAATATAAATCATATCTATATATCAACTGAACACGGTTCATGTTAAATGAAATTGCCTGCCCGGTTCACTTAATTAAATTCCTGCCTCTGAACAGTTGGGAATTTCTCGGAACTGTGACTGCAGGCAGCTGCATTAAATGAATGCATCACTCGGGTGTCATGTAACTTTGAATCCTTCCTCTCTGTATATAAGACTTTTAAACCTTACACTGGAAGTATTTTGGAATTTAAGCTTCAAACTAAGGTAGCTGTTTTCAATGCTCTTTGAAGGTCTCAAAACTGCTGTGGACCTGACCATGGATCTATACACGAAATAGCTGACACAAATAGAAATAGCTATACATGAAATAACTATACACGAAATAGCTCCATGACCTGACTCATTGATGGAATAACTTCAACCAACGTTGTCTTTATGTTGTTGTTCTGAATCAATTAATCTGTTTGTTATAGGTGTACAGTATCTGTATAAGTCTATGACAATATGATGGCAGACTACATAGCAACCAATAATGTTCCTGTGAAACACTGAAAGCAAACAGTTTAATAGTTGGTCACAGCTGAACAGATTATAGTTGTTCATGTCCCAGAAGAAATGCAATGTTTGTTAGACTCTCAGAAATGTTTAACACAAGCTTGAATTGGCAGTAAACCTGCACAAACTTTTACAAATTTCTGCAATTTTGTGACCCTGCCTATACATGGGAGTCTCAAAGTAATTTACATACTATAGGCCAATTTACTTGGTATCACTTTAAACAGTTCTGTTGCGGTAGTGTGACTTTATGCAGTAACAAGCCATGAAAACATATTTGGGGTGTAGGCTTTGATTATTACCGGCTAGCAAACTTTCTAGTATTAGGCTGATTGGTTAGTATGTTAGCTTTGTATTCTAGGCTTTGTATTTTAGGAGTGTAGGCTCAGTGGTtgacgccggtgccttccaatcataaggtcccgagttcgagtcactccaagattaatgcatgtcgtccagttacagagttgttaacaattgccaatttataatcatggacgttaaatagaAATTCAGAacctgacttcggtcagcttgcggctttaaaaagccaatgaggcttcttcgcgagttcctgctcgtaggaggatctaaaatacatatacatacacccTTACATACATTCTTGAATTTGTAGCACTATCTATTGTAGGCTATTTAGCACCTGGTGCTAAAGTTAGACTAATTAGGCTGACCTACAAACAGACAAGGCCTaaacagggaataatttatccggtgTTCCATAGGCCCATGCTATGCAATAAGGGAAAATTGCAGTGTAAGTGCAAAATGAACAAACTATAATATTAAAGTAAGATTCACTGGCACATTTCTTTCAGTTAAGAAGTGTTACAAGTTCTCATTAAACACACTGTCTGCAACTTGCAACTAGcaatatcaaaatatgtggtaACCATGGTAACTGATCTCAAAAGCCAAATGCCAATTTCAATTTAGTGATATATGTCAAAATCAGTCCCAGGGCTGATATGATTCATGTTTGGTATGGCAATACCCAGCTGTGTGACAGTGGCTTAATTATATATTGAAGGCTTTCAAActgaaatgtcaaaggtcaaacaaaGCCCAGAAAGTGACTTTTTGATATGAATACAATGAGGTTATGTTGCATATAGACAATGTAGATGTACTTACAATGTAGAATCAGCTAGGTCAAAGTTTAAAGAGGTAAAAGGACCAGTGAAGAGATAATTTGAATGAGGTGCATGAACTTTAAACATGCTATTATGTAGCCTGTAATCAACTGCTTACAAACCCATTGTTTGAAGAGGCACAAGGACATTCCAGTGAAGAGATAATTTGAATGAGGTGCATGAACTTTAAACATGCTATTATGTAGCCTGTAATCAACTGCTTACAAACCCATTGTTTGAAGAGGTACAAGGACGTTCCAGAGAAGAGATAATTTGAATGAGGTGCATGAACTTTGAACATGCCATTATGTAGCCTGTAATCAACTGCTTACAAACCCATTGTTTGAAGAGGCACAAGGACGTTCCAGAGAAGAGATAATTTGAATGAGGTGCATGAACTTTAAACATGCTATTATGTAGCCTGTAATCAACTGCTTACAAACCCATTGTTTGAAGAGGTACAAGGACGTTCCAGAGAAGAGATAATTTGAATGAGGTGCATGAACTTTGAACATGCCATTATGTAGCCTGTAATCAACTGCTTACAAACCCATTGTTTGAAGAGGCACAAGGACGTTCCAGAGAAGAGATAATTTGAATGAGGTGCATGAACTTTAAACATGCTATTATGTAGCCTGTAATCAACTGCTTACAAACCCATTGTTTGAAGAGGTACAAGGACGTTCCAGAGAAGAGATAATTTGAATGAGGTGCATGAACTTTGAACATGCCATTATGTAGCCTGTAATCAACTGCTTACAAACCCATTGTTTGAAGAGGTACAAGGACGTTCCAGAGAAGAGATAATTTGAATGAGGTGCATGAACTTTAAACATGCTATTATGTAGCCTGTAATCAACTGCTTACAAACCCATTGTTTGAAGAGGTACAAGGACGTTCCAGTGAAGAGATAATTTGAATGAGGTGCATGACCTTTAAACATGCCATTATGTAGCCTGTAATCAACTGCTTACAAACCCAGTGTTTGAAGAGGTACAAGGACGTTCCAGTGAAGAGATAATTTGAATGAGGTGCATGACCTTTAAACATGCTATTATGTAGCCTGTAATCAACTGCTTACAAACCCATTGTTTGAAGAGGTACAAGGGCGTTCCAGAAAAGAGATAATTTGAATGAGGTGCATGACCTTTAAACATGCTATTATGTAGCCTGTAATCAACTGCTTACAAACCCATTGTTTGAAGAGGTACAAGGACGTTCCAGAGAAGAGATAATTTGAATGAGGTGCATGACCTTTAAACATGCTATTATGTAGCCTGTAATCAATTGCTTACAAACCCATTGTTTGAAGAGGTACAAGGACGTTCCAGTGAAGACATTATTTGAATGAGGTGCATGAACTTTAAACATGCTATTATGTAGCCTGTAATCAACTGCTTACAAACCCATTGTTTGAAGAGGTACAAGGACGTTCCAGTGAAGACATTATTTGAATGAGGTGCATGAACTTTAAACATGCTATTATGTAGCCTGTAATCAACTGCTTACAAACTCAGTGTTTGTGAAGCGATAAGGAGAGTCCATGGATTGCACTCTTCTCTATTTCGTTCTTGTTTGTTTGCTCAAGATATTTTTCTGGCTAAATCCTTGCTTACCATTGGAACCTAAACCtctaatttcatttcatttcttcaaaACAGCTATCGTACCCTCTGACAAGAGGTGAGACCGTCTCGTATCTACAGACCACTCTGGATATACAAAATCCGGAGAAATTACTGAGCAGAGATAGAGCAGAATTTCTTCAAAGACTGATACAACAGGTGAAACAGAAGACGCCTTTCACCAGCATGACATTCCTATCCTCCCAAGAGGGTCCTCACCTCCCCTCCCTGAGTCAGTGCAAAGATGCGATGATGTTGGCTCAAGGAGGGAACTGCATGGTCATCAACACATTTGTGAAAGCGGTCCTAGAAAACCTCGGTTTCAAGACGCACCAGATTCCCGGCAGTGCCTATCGTTGGCGGGATCCTTTAAGGGATCACCACCTTGCAGTGGTCGTTAGGGATCTCACCCAGACAGGATCCACACATCTGGTAGATATTGGAAACCAGTTCCATCTTTGTGCTCCTGTCTCACTGGATTTTAGAAGAGCTTCTTCCACTTATAAGAACAGAAATATTTTGTACAAGTATTTTCAGGTCAGTAACGGTATCATACAGTTTTGCCAGGAAATACAACAACCTGGAACCAAACCTGGAAACTCTCAACTAATATATTATGAAGATGACAAATGGTGGGAAGTATTGATAACTTTACGAACAATGGAAGAAAAGAATCTCTCAGACGCCTTAAAATTAAACATTGATGTTCTCGAAGCTCAGAAAGTTACCGGCGTTTTTAACGACTTACTACTAGTGGGATATTATAAAGATCTGTGGGTTAACATGAAGCTGAAGAAGTGTATGACAATGACTTCTGATGGCAGGGTTGAGATCACAAAGATTGCAGATAACGATCACCTTACTGAAATGgtattaaaatatttccctCAATTCTCACTTGAACAAATTCGGAATACCATTAACAACATCGATAATAGTAGCACATAAAGAGAAACCATGCTAATCAAATAATACCTGAAATGGATATAATTCCAACAGACAGAATGTGACAATGTCAAAATTGCTTGTCTTAACTCCTAAATATGGTCGTTTGAAGGTGACTGTTACCAAATGAAGCAATCCTTGTTTCAAGGAAATATTGAACATTCCCCGTTTTTTGTTTTCGACTTTGGCATATTTAGTTCACTTTCCTTTGGTAAATGTTGATTGTCCCTATTATTTTCCTTGTTTAGATTGAGTTGTGAATGTTTTTCTTATAAGAATCCTAGCTTCTTTCGTCAAGTAATGGTTACATTTATTGGACTGAAAGAAAGGCATGTGTTGTGAGGTCTGTGCATTCTATGCAAGGAATGTACATCGAAAGTTTAATTGATTATGTAAACCTTAGGAATGTGTGAATACATTTATACAACATACGTAGTTAAGTTTAATTGTGTAAACCTTAGGAATAATACATTTCTACAATGTACATAGGTTACGTTTAATTGATTGTGTAAACCTTACgaataatacatttatacaaCGTACGTAGTTAAGTTTAATTGATTGTGTAAACCTTACGAATAATACATTTATGATACAAAATACGTAGTTAAGTTTAATTGATTGTGTAAACCTTAGGGATAAAACATTTTACAACATACTTGGTTAAGTTTAAATGATTGTGTAAACCTTAGGAATAATACACTTATACAATGTACGTATTTAAGTGTAATTGATTGTGTAAACCTTAGGAATAATACAATTATACAACGTACGTAGTTAAGTTTAACTGATTGTGCACACCTAGGAATGTGTTAATACAAATTAAGTGTAACATAATCGCTACGCCGTGCAAGCTCCTCTTTGGCAGTACAGCTTTCATTGAGTTAGTTCTATTCACTCCGCCAAACAAGAAGGGTGTCTCTCTTCACTACACATGTTGCCTATCTTTTCATTATCTGTCAACGCCGTTCTactttgccaaattttacaTTGCCATTCTGTTCTGCCTGTGCCTGCTTCCACATGGATTTTACATGCAATGAATACATCTATGCAGTTTTATCTCTCTCTCGCTTATTGAACTTACATTCCGTCAATCCGTTTACCTGGAGGATGTTATAGTTCATTTGGATGTTCTCGAGTTGGACCAATTTCAAACCACGCTCTTCCGAAAACCAAACTAGCCGCGCCAACTCTCTCAGCTACTTCACTCTATTGCAAGCGATCGAAATGAATGTGTGTTAATGTAATGTATCTTTTGATTATAGTTCAACAACAGAACAAATTCTCCTTTCTCCTCTATTCTTTTATGTTTGTGACTGTCGGTTAATCTCAAGTGGTTGAATCCCTCCTATAGATAGCTAGCAGTCTCGTAACACATGTTCCAACCATTCACAATGATGTAAAATCTCCAACTACAGTATTCATAAGTGATTCTGTGCATAacgaaaagggggggggggacccgtAAGATATTATCATTAAATGTCTCATCTTATGTTCTTGTTTATTTCTCAATGTACCACCAGTGTTGTTCATGGATGACGTATGTCATTCAATGACCGCAAATAACAGTGATAGTTGCTCAAAAAATTTGGAAAGCATTTTGAACCAGAAAGCCAGCAGGCTTAGTGAGCCTAGTTAAGACCTAGCCTGATagtttatactgtatatggaatcACCTAATGGATAAAGTACTGTAACTACTAACTGATGCAAATCTGTCCTTAAATAAGTACCAGAACATAAGACAAGAGTTCCAGATAACTTGATCATTGCAAAGGTATTACTCTTCCGCAATGATTGATTGGTTGATGACTAATAACAGTCATTAGTGGAAGTGGGGGAAATCCCTCTCAGCCACTTAATAGAGGAAAGGTCAAATCCTGACACAGAAAAGCCATTCATCATAGATGTGGCTGAGTTGAAAGCTTACAAGGtttccagactttgacctctgctgacttcAAATAACCTTTAATTAGCATCATATTTGGGCAAATATTTGGACGATATTTGTCACTAAATGTACTTGTTGAAATAGTAAGCAGCGATTAGGGCAACTGTTATGGGATAAGGTCATATGTTCTGTTTCAAAATGAATCCCTGAGGACTTTAATATTGAGAATTCAGAACAGTTTTAAGATATTGTGCAGTAATTTCTGGCTAAACTTACATACAAATGACATCTTAAACGGGCGTCTTAAACCTGTAACAATGAAGCATGGTGAGAGCATGGATGTATACCAAGATAGTGAAAGCAATGAAATATTACCCTGACATTGGTTTAAACTTTCAGGAATTACTAATTAGGTTCTTAAAAGTGCAAATCATGCtcaatttcataataataatatcatttaaGGTCTGACAAAGTATGTGCGTTTCTGTACACCATGTCCTTGTACAAAATGTCATACTGAAACCCAAAGCTTATAACTGACCACTCCCTAACTAAGAAGAAAGGTTTTCAGGGAATTGTTTCTGCTAGCCTTTAAACAACCATTGACTTGTAGCAAATTAGAAGTCTaaacttgaaataaaaattatcCAGCAACAGTGCTTTTAAGGTTTCTACACTTGCCcttgctgacttcaaatgacccttgaccttcaCCATGAATAACTGGGCTCTTTTATTCATTATAGGAAATTTGTATGCCAATGTGACGTCTGATGAAACTGAAATCTTATGCTGTCATGTTTAAAATTTCCAGAGTGTAACCTCTactgaacccaaatgacctgtacCCTCCACCAACAAGCAATAGATTTGGGTTAGGGTAAAGGTAACACAACTAATGCATATAGTACAGGCAAGTTAACACAGTTTTAATGATATTATTAGCAAGAACAAAAAAGTAATCACAGTTAGTTCACATGGCGTACGCAATGCCTAGCAAATTTACCATCCATCAACACTATAGTTGAAAAGGCTGTTGTTTTTCGCAGGCCATTCGGCTTGGTCCTGACGAAAGTTTTTCTGTATATTAATTCAAGTTTATACATCATAGTAGCTAGGTCAATACACACCAATCTTCTTAATTTTGGTGTAAATCTAATTATGACCAAACTTGGCAATGATAATCAGCCAATAGTGGGTAAAAAGATAGGGGATGGTAATAATAGGTCAGAGGTCATATGAAGGAAGGTTTTAGCAGGCAAAGGGAGGAATGCTAAAAACATATGTGTCGAGGAATGCTACAAACATGTGTCTCAGCTACAAGATTTTGTTCAGCAAACTTGATTAAAGCAGTTTAGTCATGTGTGAAGTGAATTAATTATATCTATCATATGAAACAATGCTCTTCTTTTCTTACCAAGGAGCAATTTTTCAATTATcatatacatttattttctcCCCCTTATAACTGTTACTGGAGGACTATTTTAATAAGCTTTTGAGGGAGATCTCTAATTCCCGTCTTCGCCAGCCTCTGTGTACTTTGACCATTATGGCTTAATAGGTTGTTACTTCTTATCACTACTAAGTAAACAAGATCTACTTATCATgaatttattacaatatatattagtTTATTACATTAAAAGTAACCGGTACCAAGGACAAAGGACTGTTCTCTTAGATACATTCAAAGATTACTTCTGTGCTTCCAACATACATTTCTCATACCTgaatgtaggcctagcctacagtaGTACATGTACTGCGGCAATTACATcatctttgttatttttcttttcttttctttatcccTAAAAAGCCAGCACCTTAACTTACAGTCAACTTAAGCTGGTTAGTCCGTTTATAGCCGCGTGGTACCACAAATAGGTGCCTTGTTATTTAACTGTCACACTTGGTAAAGACTCTTTCAGTTCTGAATATTTGAATTGTGTCAATATGTAAACACCAAAGTCTGTagtttataaaacaaatattctcTGTTGTGTATGACACAGTGTAGGTAAGGCCAAGACCATGCTCCCGCTCCCAGTGCAACTGGAGG contains the following coding sequences:
- the LOC139958898 gene encoding uncharacterized protein, encoding MQLVVSSVCSKYSCARSSSHIFVREILSCISLRRGLKSLCFHGNKHLPGLVSSDVLKKGSIQPTTIQRCCMSSSDEGCSESNLLSYPLTRGETVSYLQTTLDIQNPEKLLSRDRAEFLQRLIQQVKQKTPFTSMTFLSSQEGPHLPSLSQCKDAMMLAQGGNCMVINTFVKAVLENLGFKTHQIPGSAYRWRDPLRDHHLAVVVRDLTQTGSTHLVDIGNQFHLCAPVSLDFRRASSTYKNRNILYKYFQVSNGIIQFCQEIQQPGTKPGNSQLIYYEDDKWWEVLITLRTMEEKNLSDALKLNIDVLEAQKVTGVFNDLLLVGYYKDLWVNMKLKKCMTMTSDGRVEITKIADNDHLTEMVLKYFPQFSLEQIRNTINNIDNSST